One genomic window of Candidatus Didemnitutus sp. includes the following:
- a CDS encoding ABC transporter ATP-binding protein encodes MHSRGIQIEGLRKRYGAGDTAVDALKGVDMRVAPGEVVGLVGPSGSGKTTLLKCLGAVIEPTAGRMSLGEDVIYDQGWKISDLRELRRDKIGFVFQAPYLIPFLDVIDNVALLPMLAGLPNGEARKRALELLGALDVAHRAKAMPSQLSGGEQQRVSIARALVNRPPVILADEPTAPLDSQRALAVVRILNDMARRFDTAIIVVTHDEKIIPTFKRIYHIRDGVTYEEAGEGRGFDQPSAK; translated from the coding sequence ATGCATTCGCGAGGCATCCAGATTGAGGGGCTGCGCAAGCGCTACGGCGCAGGCGACACCGCCGTCGATGCGCTCAAGGGCGTGGACATGCGGGTCGCTCCGGGCGAGGTCGTCGGGCTGGTTGGTCCCTCGGGCTCCGGCAAGACCACCCTGCTCAAATGCCTGGGCGCCGTCATTGAGCCCACCGCCGGCCGCATGTCGCTGGGCGAAGACGTGATCTATGACCAAGGCTGGAAGATTTCCGATCTACGTGAACTGCGCCGCGACAAGATAGGTTTCGTGTTTCAGGCCCCCTATCTGATCCCGTTTCTCGACGTCATCGACAACGTGGCGCTGCTGCCCATGCTCGCTGGGCTGCCCAACGGCGAAGCCCGGAAGCGCGCGCTGGAGCTGCTCGGGGCGCTCGACGTCGCGCATCGCGCCAAAGCCATGCCGTCGCAACTCTCCGGCGGCGAGCAGCAACGCGTGTCCATCGCCCGAGCGCTGGTCAATCGCCCACCGGTGATTCTCGCCGATGAGCCCACGGCCCCGCTCGACAGCCAGCGGGCGCTCGCTGTCGTGCGCATTCTCAACGACATGGCGCGCCGCTTTGACACCGCGATCATCGTCGTCACTCACGACGAGAAGATCATCCCGACCTTCAAACGCATCTACCACATCCGCGACGGCGTGACCTACGAGGAAGCCGGCGAAGGCCGTGGTTTCGACCAACCTTCAGCCAAATAA